A single Aerosakkonema funiforme FACHB-1375 DNA region contains:
- a CDS encoding NB-ARC domain-containing protein, giving the protein MSERSDKIGKTDPSDQSMDIAEVLKLADELLFTHTGDRLDSLQETILKGTLQGQKYAKIASENHLSEGHVRDTASELWQKLSETLGEDVNKLNVRNVLEKIIISNSVSAIGDFISIHQVSICSKRKRVPKPSPLSKPTEKHHLDIDNAPEITAFYGRYEELNSLKSWLIQDRIRIVTLIGMIGIGKTTLAIKLIEEIKTQFEYIVYRSLRYSPDIDSFLTDLLQSFVSAAAVPNTLDRQVDLLLKFLRKHRCLIIIDDLQMLFETGEFAGQYRAEFEGYYLLFKQIAELSHASSLLLITSEQPEDAICHPARCANASRYKFTRCLKLAGLGDSAKQILKDKELSDEEIWDTLIEKYCGHPLWLEMTATMIQELFAGSIAEFLSYPSLILSNEIVSQLSRVWGRLTESEKQLVNYLAKQEKSVTLVEVLQKMSDHYTPEIILNAIRSLKRRCFLEDNRDGSLRLDRTLEAYVRSHFADIA; this is encoded by the coding sequence ATGTCGGAAAGATCGGATAAGATCGGAAAAACCGACCCATCTGACCAATCTATGGATATTGCAGAAGTCTTGAAACTCGCTGATGAACTGCTTTTCACACATACAGGCGATCGTCTGGACTCTCTGCAAGAAACAATTCTTAAAGGAACTTTACAAGGTCAGAAATATGCCAAAATTGCTTCAGAAAACCATTTAAGTGAAGGTCATGTTCGAGATACTGCATCGGAATTATGGCAAAAGTTGTCGGAAACTTTAGGGGAAGATGTTAATAAATTAAATGTGCGGAATGTTTTAGAAAAAATTATTATATCGAATAGTGTTTCTGCCATTGGCGATTTTATTAGTATTCATCAAGTAAGTATTTGTTCAAAACGAAAGAGAGTACCTAAACCTTCTCCGCTATCCAAACCAACTGAAAAACACCATTTAGATATAGATAATGCCCCAGAAATTACCGCCTTTTACGGACGTTATGAAGAACTAAACAGTTTAAAAAGCTGGTTAATTCAAGATCGTATCCGCATCGTTACCTTAATTGGTATGATAGGAATTGGTAAAACGACGCTGGCGATTAAACTAATTGAAGAAATCAAAACGCAATTTGAATATATTGTTTATCGCAGTCTTCGATATTCTCCAGATATAGATAGTTTTTTAACTGACTTACTGCAAAGCTTTGTCTCTGCTGCTGCTGTTCCCAATACGCTCGATCGCCAAGTCGATTTATTGCTTAAATTTTTACGCAAACATCGATGTTTGATTATTATAGATGACTTGCAGATGTTATTTGAAACAGGAGAATTTGCAGGTCAATATCGAGCCGAATTTGAGGGATATTATCTGTTATTTAAACAAATTGCTGAATTGTCTCATGCAAGTAGTTTGTTGTTGATTACTAGCGAACAACCAGAAGATGCGATATGCCATCCGGCACGCTGCGCGAACGCAAGTCGGTATAAATTCACCCGTTGTTTGAAACTCGCAGGTTTGGGAGATTCCGCTAAACAAATTTTAAAGGATAAAGAGTTGTCAGATGAGGAGATATGGGATACATTGATTGAAAAGTATTGCGGTCATCCTTTATGGTTAGAAATGACAGCGACGATGATTCAAGAGTTATTTGCTGGAAGTATCGCAGAATTTTTATCTTATCCGTCATTGATATTAAGTAATGAAATTGTCTCTCAACTAAGTCGGGTATGGGGAAGGTTAACTGAATCGGAAAAGCAGCTTGTTAATTATTTAGCTAAACAAGAAAAATCTGTTACTTTGGTGGAAGTTTTACAGAAAATGTCCGATCATTATACACCAGAGATAATATTAAATGCCATACGATCGCTCAAAAGACGTTGTTTTTTAGAAGATAATCGGGATGGCTCCTTAAGGCTCGATCGCACTTTAGAAGCGTATGTGCGATCCCACTTTGCCGATATAGCCTAA
- a CDS encoding cell division protein FtsQ/DivIB, translated as MTSIIAVSPSDLSQRRQSLRRLRRRQVVHEIWRTLALCGLAGGLVWGSSQPVWTIQEAEQIDIQGNQLLSDRTIRSLLSLTYPQSLLRIEPQEIAEKLESKQSLIAKATVTRQLFPPGLTVQVQERQPVAIALSGHYANVCKQVGCNFLAVAKEGKSPSQQSTVGLLDEKGAWISIKSYTSIEKSFPLPTLKIIGSRDRYLPYWSKVYQVVRRSPVKVSEIDWQDPENLILKTELGVVHMGPYSSQLGEQLKVLDRMRHLSAKLNGRRIDYIDLKKPEAPAIQLLEPGS; from the coding sequence ATGACTAGCATCATCGCAGTCTCGCCATCAGACCTGAGCCAACGACGGCAAAGCTTGCGTCGGCTTCGTCGTCGCCAAGTAGTGCATGAAATTTGGCGAACTTTAGCGCTATGCGGTTTAGCAGGAGGCTTAGTCTGGGGAAGCAGCCAACCCGTATGGACAATACAGGAAGCAGAGCAGATAGATATTCAGGGAAATCAACTTCTTTCCGATCGCACGATTCGGTCTTTGTTATCCTTAACCTATCCCCAGTCTTTGCTGCGGATCGAACCGCAAGAGATTGCCGAAAAGCTGGAGTCTAAGCAATCCCTGATTGCGAAAGCAACAGTTACCCGGCAGCTATTTCCACCAGGGTTGACGGTGCAAGTCCAGGAAAGACAGCCAGTAGCGATCGCGCTGAGCGGACACTACGCTAATGTCTGCAAACAAGTTGGGTGCAATTTTTTGGCAGTGGCAAAAGAGGGAAAAAGTCCATCCCAACAATCAACGGTAGGGTTGCTGGATGAAAAGGGTGCCTGGATATCGATCAAAAGTTACACCAGCATAGAAAAATCTTTTCCTTTGCCTACGCTCAAAATCATCGGTTCTCGAGATCGGTATCTGCCATACTGGTCTAAAGTTTATCAAGTAGTTCGTCGCTCACCAGTGAAAGTTTCTGAGATTGACTGGCAAGACCCAGAAAACTTAATCTTGAAAACTGAATTGGGTGTAGTACATATGGGGCCATACAGTTCCCAGTTGGGGGAGCAACTCAAAGTACTCGATCGGATGAGACATTTGTCAGCTAAACTAAATGGACGCCGGATCGATTATATCGACCTCAAAAAACCAGAAGCCCCAGCGATTCAATTGCTAGAACCAGGGAGTTAG
- the ftsZ gene encoding cell division protein FtsZ — translation MTLNNKQGLAFNRSQAEGQPGLAPTMDANNPYMNSGFQFGQVRDAKGMVDETTRSSEIVPSRVAKIKVIGVGGGGSNAVNRMIASDVAGVEFWAINTDAQALTLSSAMKRLQIGQKLTRGLGAGGNPAIGQKAAEESRDEIAQAVGNSDLVFITAGMGGGTGTGAAPIVAETAKEVGALTVGVVTRPFLFEGRRRTNQAEEGIAALQSRVDTLIIIPNDRLLSVIPETTPVQEAFRVADDILRQGVQGISDIITIPGLVNVDFADVRAIMADAGSALMGIGVGSGKSRAREAAIAAISSPLLEASVDGAKGVVFNITGGTDLTLHEVNAAAETIYEVVDPNANIIFGAVIDERLQGEIRITVIATGFSGEVQSTPQGRVAKVQPQRPIAPAPVVKPTPAPESQEKQSGGLDIPDFLQRRRPRNT, via the coding sequence ATGACGCTTAATAATAAACAGGGGCTCGCTTTTAACCGTTCCCAAGCAGAGGGACAACCGGGTTTGGCACCGACTATGGACGCCAACAATCCGTATATGAATTCTGGTTTTCAGTTCGGTCAAGTTCGCGATGCCAAAGGTATGGTTGACGAAACAACTCGAAGTAGCGAAATCGTGCCAAGTCGGGTAGCAAAAATAAAGGTGATCGGTGTAGGCGGTGGCGGTAGCAATGCGGTAAACCGTATGATCGCCAGCGATGTGGCCGGCGTTGAGTTTTGGGCGATCAATACAGATGCCCAAGCTCTGACCTTATCATCTGCCATGAAACGATTGCAAATCGGACAGAAATTGACGCGAGGTTTGGGTGCGGGGGGCAATCCCGCCATCGGTCAAAAAGCCGCAGAAGAATCTCGCGACGAAATCGCCCAAGCTGTAGGCAATTCGGATCTCGTTTTCATCACCGCCGGTATGGGAGGTGGTACGGGTACGGGTGCAGCACCAATCGTGGCAGAAACGGCCAAAGAAGTGGGAGCCTTAACAGTTGGGGTGGTGACCCGACCTTTTCTATTTGAGGGAAGGCGGCGCACGAATCAGGCGGAGGAAGGCATTGCGGCTTTGCAAAGTCGGGTGGATACGCTGATTATCATTCCCAACGATCGCCTCTTATCGGTAATTCCGGAAACAACCCCTGTCCAGGAAGCTTTCCGGGTGGCAGATGATATTCTCCGTCAAGGTGTGCAGGGGATTTCCGATATCATCACGATCCCCGGTTTGGTTAACGTTGACTTTGCCGATGTCAGAGCCATTATGGCCGATGCCGGCTCGGCTTTGATGGGCATTGGTGTAGGATCGGGCAAATCTCGCGCCAGAGAAGCTGCGATCGCCGCCATTTCCTCTCCATTGCTGGAAGCTTCCGTAGATGGAGCCAAAGGTGTGGTGTTTAATATTACGGGTGGCACAGACTTGACTTTGCACGAAGTTAATGCTGCGGCAGAAACTATCTATGAAGTGGTCGATCCCAACGCCAACATTATTTTTGGGGCAGTGATCGACGAACGGCTGCAAGGCGAAATCAGAATTACGGTAATAGCCACGGGGTTTAGCGGCGAGGTGCAAAGCACTCCGCAAGGGCGGGTGGCGAAAGTGCAACCGCAGCGACCGATCGCACCAGCACCAGTTGTTAAACCTACCCCAGCTCCCGAAAGCCAAGAAAAACAATCAGGCGGCTTAGATATCCCAGATTTTCTGCAAAGACGACGCCCCCGAAATACCTAA
- a CDS encoding orange carotenoid protein N-terminal domain-containing protein yields the protein MTTTNVSAYDRGKEALKSLSVDDQLGLLWFVYTKIGKSITPAAPGASGSEIAQGLFEQVKVLPFDQQLQVQRDIAARKNTQISRQYGSLSPETKLAFWYYLAQGMDNKTIIPVPPEYQLPQAGQELLAKIEGMRFQEQIDFLRGAVLEMGAEAAGSSI from the coding sequence ATGACAACAACAAATGTGAGCGCTTACGATCGAGGTAAAGAAGCTTTAAAAAGCTTGAGTGTAGACGATCAACTCGGTTTATTGTGGTTTGTTTACACCAAAATAGGCAAATCAATTACTCCAGCTGCTCCCGGCGCTTCTGGGTCTGAAATTGCTCAGGGATTGTTCGAGCAAGTAAAGGTACTTCCCTTTGACCAACAGCTGCAAGTTCAACGCGATATTGCTGCTAGAAAGAATACTCAAATTAGCCGCCAATATGGCTCTTTGAGTCCTGAAACTAAGTTGGCTTTTTGGTACTATTTAGCTCAAGGTATGGACAACAAAACTATCATTCCCGTACCTCCCGAATATCAACTTCCCCAAGCCGGTCAAGAGTTGCTGGCGAAGATTGAAGGAATGAGATTTCAAGAGCAAATTGATTTCTTGCGCGGTGCAGTGTTAGAAATGGGTGCTGAAGCTGCGGGTAGCTCTATCTAA
- a CDS encoding P-loop NTPase fold protein: protein MLDFPRFFKACNPSRTLIVGNAEDRQYYIDFASVRGGKIIEELERTITRISPDEPTCQLFTGHIGCGKSTELQRLRTELEQQGLHVVYFESSQDLDMADVDITDILLAIARQVSASLEAIGIKLKPTYFVNLFQEMVDFLQTPIDLGAQAELSLGIGKITAKTQAAPKLRHQLRQYLEPRTNSILQSINEELLSRAISELKRRGKKGLVVIIDNLDRVDMRPVTASGRSQPEYLFIDRGEQLQKLNCHVVYTIPLSLIFSNDYETLKNRLGGGLAPKVLPMVQVKLRDGQDCPDGMALLRQLVLARAFPELERDMRLNAISEIFDSPQTLDRLCRISGGHVRNLLGLLYSCLQREDPPISRECLETVITRNRDDLLLAIDESEWDLLLQVVQFSSIRSEIEYQTLLRSMFIFEYRDSVGRWFGINPALAETEKYKSWQQQKT from the coding sequence ATGTTAGATTTTCCTAGATTTTTTAAGGCTTGCAATCCCAGCCGAACGCTTATAGTCGGGAATGCGGAGGATCGACAGTATTATATTGATTTTGCCAGTGTGCGCGGTGGCAAGATCATTGAGGAATTAGAACGAACCATCACCCGCATTTCACCGGATGAACCAACTTGCCAGCTATTTACCGGGCACATTGGCTGCGGTAAGTCCACGGAACTGCAACGGTTAAGGACAGAGTTGGAACAGCAAGGACTTCATGTAGTTTACTTTGAATCCAGCCAAGACTTAGATATGGCGGATGTTGATATTACAGATATCCTGCTGGCGATCGCTCGTCAAGTCAGTGCTAGCTTAGAAGCGATCGGGATTAAGCTCAAACCCACCTACTTTGTCAACCTGTTTCAGGAAATGGTCGATTTCTTGCAAACACCGATCGATCTTGGCGCACAAGCAGAACTATCGCTGGGGATCGGCAAGATTACTGCCAAAACGCAAGCTGCTCCCAAACTCCGCCATCAGTTAAGGCAATATCTAGAACCCCGCACCAATAGTATATTGCAATCGATCAACGAAGAGCTGCTCTCCCGCGCTATCTCGGAACTGAAGCGGCGCGGCAAAAAAGGACTGGTGGTGATTATCGATAACTTGGATCGGGTAGATATGCGACCTGTGACTGCTAGCGGTCGATCGCAACCGGAGTATCTGTTTATCGACAGAGGCGAACAGTTGCAAAAGCTCAATTGTCACGTAGTTTACACCATTCCCTTATCGTTAATTTTCTCGAATGATTATGAAACTCTCAAGAATCGCTTGGGGGGTGGTTTGGCTCCCAAAGTTCTGCCAATGGTGCAGGTAAAATTGCGAGATGGGCAAGATTGTCCGGACGGGATGGCGCTGTTGCGACAGCTGGTACTCGCTAGAGCATTTCCCGAATTGGAGAGAGATATGCGACTCAACGCCATCTCCGAGATTTTCGACAGTCCCCAGACCTTAGATCGATTGTGCCGTATCAGTGGCGGTCATGTGCGAAACTTGTTGGGGCTGCTCTATAGCTGTCTCCAACGAGAAGACCCACCGATTTCCCGCGAATGCTTGGAAACTGTGATTACAAGGAATCGGGATGACTTATTATTGGCGATCGACGAAAGCGAGTGGGACTTGCTGTTGCAAGTGGTACAATTTTCCAGTATCCGAAGCGAAATAGAATACCAAACTTTGCTGCGAAGTATGTTTATATTTGAATACCGGGATTCTGTCGGTCGCTGGTTTGGGATCAATCCTGCTTTGGCAGAAACTGAAAAGTATAAATCTTGGCAGCAGCAAAAAACTTGA
- the thiD gene encoding bifunctional hydroxymethylpyrimidine kinase/phosphomethylpyrimidine kinase, with translation MTATTGSSVPVALTIAGSDSGGGAGIQADLRTFAFHCVHGTSAITCVTAQNTLGVTRVDTLPPEAVIAQIEAVVADIGVQATKTGMLHNREIIAAVADRAEVLGLDNLVVDPVMVSRTGAQLIDNDAVMCLQSKLIPQAMLVTPNRYEAQILSGLPIHTLDDMRAAAQRIHKLGAQAVLVKGGGMPGSLRGVDIWFDGNRLETLTAAMVDTSNTHGTGCTLAAAIAANLALGKDLRSAVRLAKDYVSNALLYALSIGRGQGPVGHFFPLIRKNGDR, from the coding sequence ATGACGGCAACAACCGGATCGAGCGTACCCGTAGCTTTGACGATAGCAGGTTCGGATAGCGGTGGCGGTGCGGGAATTCAAGCGGATTTACGAACATTTGCCTTTCACTGCGTCCACGGCACCAGTGCCATAACCTGCGTGACGGCTCAGAATACTTTGGGAGTAACGCGAGTTGACACTCTCCCACCAGAGGCTGTCATCGCCCAAATTGAGGCGGTGGTAGCAGATATTGGGGTGCAAGCTACTAAAACGGGGATGTTGCACAATCGGGAAATCATTGCCGCTGTGGCCGATCGCGCAGAAGTTTTGGGGTTGGATAATTTGGTGGTCGATCCGGTGATGGTTTCCCGGACAGGGGCACAGTTGATTGACAATGATGCGGTAATGTGCTTGCAGTCAAAGCTGATACCCCAAGCAATGTTGGTGACGCCAAATCGATATGAAGCACAAATATTAAGTGGCTTGCCAATTCATACCCTCGATGATATGAGGGCAGCAGCACAGCGCATTCACAAGCTAGGCGCTCAGGCAGTGTTGGTAAAGGGAGGAGGAATGCCGGGAAGTCTGCGCGGTGTGGATATTTGGTTTGATGGAAATCGACTGGAAACTTTGACTGCCGCGATGGTTGATACAAGTAACACTCACGGCACCGGTTGCACTCTGGCAGCAGCGATCGCAGCTAATCTAGCATTGGGTAAAGATTTACGCTCCGCCGTCCGACTGGCAAAGGATTACGTCAGCAACGCCTTGCTATACGCTTTGAGTATCGGTCGAGGTCAAGGCCCGGTAGGACACTTTTTCCCGCTCATACGGAAAAATGGCGATCGATAA
- a CDS encoding aromatic ring-hydroxylating dioxygenase subunit alpha: MTSLSPTTQNRDVRQLGINPNHWYVVASSAEVKTEPLGVTLWHQPIVIYRDSAGKIHALEDRCPHRQVKLSHGKVIGENLECAYHGWRFNGDGQCAEVPYLAANQKLPNCDIRRYPVQEKDGFIWLFPGDETLAETISPMGLPEWEHLNYIGSVAIIHCQAHYSYLIENLMDMYHGHLHQDWQAWANPVLQDIDEDDNRVDAHYQAQSYYKIDKIWSISQLFFPALRRLHPEPLDVSYVYPHWASTLGKDFKIYCLPCPVNETETRAYLIHFTSLNAFWRLHKLPVWFRRFVKDICFNAAKGLLEGLVRQDVEMIEEEQQAYLQNPERRNYELNRALVSVQKLMKSQVEKV; the protein is encoded by the coding sequence ATGACTTCCCTCTCTCCAACAACTCAAAATCGCGATGTTCGTCAACTAGGAATCAATCCAAATCACTGGTATGTCGTCGCCAGCAGCGCAGAGGTGAAAACCGAACCTCTCGGCGTCACCCTCTGGCATCAACCAATTGTTATTTATCGAGATAGTGCAGGCAAAATCCATGCTTTAGAAGATAGATGTCCCCATCGTCAAGTTAAACTAAGTCACGGTAAAGTAATCGGTGAAAACTTAGAATGTGCTTATCACGGATGGCGTTTTAATGGCGATGGTCAATGCGCCGAAGTTCCCTACTTAGCAGCCAATCAAAAGTTACCAAATTGTGATATTCGCCGCTATCCCGTCCAAGAGAAAGATGGTTTCATCTGGCTATTTCCCGGAGATGAAACTTTAGCTGAAACTATCTCGCCTATGGGATTACCGGAATGGGAACATCTCAATTATATCGGTAGTGTGGCAATTATTCACTGTCAAGCCCACTATTCCTATTTAATAGAAAATTTAATGGATATGTATCACGGACATTTGCATCAAGACTGGCAAGCTTGGGCAAATCCCGTGCTTCAGGATATTGACGAAGACGATAACCGCGTTGATGCTCACTATCAAGCCCAAAGTTATTATAAAATAGATAAAATATGGTCAATTTCGCAATTATTTTTCCCAGCTTTGCGGCGTCTGCATCCCGAACCGTTGGATGTGAGTTATGTTTACCCGCACTGGGCTTCAACATTAGGCAAAGATTTTAAGATTTACTGTTTGCCTTGTCCGGTGAATGAGACGGAAACTCGCGCTTATCTGATTCATTTCACATCCTTGAATGCGTTTTGGCGTTTGCACAAATTGCCCGTGTGGTTTCGGCGATTTGTAAAAGATATTTGCTTTAATGCAGCTAAAGGTTTACTGGAAGGTTTGGTGCGTCAGGATGTAGAAATGATTGAGGAGGAACAGCAGGCGTATTTGCAGAATCCTGAGAGAAGGAATTATGAATTAAATCGGGCTTTAGTTAGTGTGCAAAAGTTGATGAAGAGTCAGGTTGAGAAAGTGTGA
- a CDS encoding nSTAND1 domain-containing NTPase: MVDPHREEYFHSHNERSLQTLARALVLSQGEFELILVLCNYARLRAETVRNFRQRCSVKMCELVLPKSVTQLHGTILGTVSEQFPQALMVLGLESAIALDDLLVSTNRMRDQFCQNFPFPLVLWVTDMVLHKLTRLAPDFKSFAAPTIKFEMPTQQLIDFLRTEADSLFARVLQTADNASAYSSFDWATSTHRQELDDALSDLQSRGVSLDPDLEASLAFLRGREAFINDDMERSRQLYEQSLAFWQQGESAEVKSQNSSSSPLPDLVYRERQGCLLFYLGVWWLRYAVLHRSQYADASSQARDLLEQCIDMFEQLSRRDVVAKFINALGEAYKRLQQWDLLEMVATKSRDIHQIYPDFTRLAQAYGFLAEVALSKSAWHLAKERAETAIQIILNAQESESVANVEPLGPNLDWVKRWHKSWYLLLLGRSLSCLGQVSEAIEKLETAKAESDRRYAPQLYIEILEKLRELYFQEGRYLEAFRLKQEQSSIEHQYAFRAFIGAGCLQPQRQALNPVRKPFEQGVTVAAEIIALRWQDVTHLIDRLSRSDRKLIVIHGEPGVGKTSLIKAGLVPLLKQRLMEDPAPTRSGFKSERIALPVVLSNYTDWVIGLGRLLTEGLQEIKLANRAVAVESLQILDSVEAIAEQLRINSDRHLLNVLIFDQFEQFFCVCSHPVERRRFYDFLRLCLNLPFVKILLSMREDYLHYLLEWDRIANLDVINNNILDKDMRYYLEKFSSVDAQLAIERLTARAQLQLETALIEELLQDFADERGLVRPSELQMIGSRLEAERITTLAQYRQFGSKEKLVELFLDCAIRDCGTPNEQVARLVLYSLTDDNGNCLRKTRAELVAALKIIGLEVEAEKIDLVLTVLVGVGLVFLQPEVPADRYQLIYGYLLPFIRQEQVSLIVEQLRRERARQRFAEEQLRFVEQANQILIAAQQKAKQIIRRGFVGLALISVIAAAVTILAGFFGRKAEWQRQLAERKEIEALNTVSEARLLSRDRVGALVASVKAGKKLQEIEEPPDLKLLTVIRLHEALYSDKDCERLEGGNTIKKFNFSPDGQTTEYLWHLDKKQIEIKLDELLLSGCDRLRDYLQTNPHVYESDRQLCAATPHR, translated from the coding sequence ATGGTTGACCCGCATCGGGAAGAATACTTTCACTCCCATAACGAGCGTTCGTTGCAAACTTTGGCACGGGCGCTCGTGCTTTCTCAGGGAGAATTTGAGCTAATTTTAGTGTTATGCAATTACGCACGCTTGCGAGCAGAAACAGTCCGCAATTTCAGGCAGCGATGTAGCGTTAAAATGTGCGAGTTGGTTTTACCGAAGTCTGTTACGCAATTGCACGGGACTATTCTGGGAACAGTTTCTGAGCAGTTTCCACAAGCTCTGATGGTTTTGGGTTTGGAATCTGCGATCGCTCTCGACGATTTGCTAGTTTCTACGAATAGAATGCGGGATCAGTTCTGCCAAAATTTTCCTTTCCCACTGGTGTTGTGGGTGACAGATATGGTACTCCACAAACTGACGCGATTGGCACCGGATTTCAAGAGTTTTGCCGCTCCGACAATTAAGTTTGAAATGCCTACACAGCAGTTAATTGACTTTCTCCGGACAGAGGCTGATTCTTTATTTGCTAGGGTTTTACAGACCGCCGATAATGCTTCTGCCTATAGTTCTTTCGACTGGGCAACTTCTACACACCGCCAAGAACTCGATGATGCTCTTTCCGATTTGCAAAGCCGTGGTGTTAGTTTAGACCCCGATCTAGAAGCCAGTTTGGCTTTTCTGCGAGGTCGCGAGGCTTTTATTAATGATGATATGGAGCGATCGCGTCAACTTTATGAGCAGAGTCTCGCTTTTTGGCAACAAGGGGAGAGCGCGGAAGTCAAAAGTCAAAATTCCTCCTCTTCGCCACTCCCCGACTTAGTTTATCGAGAACGCCAAGGCTGTCTGCTATTCTATCTGGGTGTTTGGTGGCTCAGATATGCAGTTTTGCATCGCTCCCAATATGCAGATGCTAGTTCTCAAGCGCGGGATCTCCTTGAGCAATGTATCGATATGTTTGAACAACTGTCACGTCGGGATGTGGTCGCGAAATTTATCAATGCTTTGGGAGAGGCGTACAAACGACTACAGCAGTGGGATCTGCTAGAAATGGTTGCTACAAAGTCGCGGGATATCCATCAAATCTATCCGGATTTTACGAGATTGGCACAAGCTTACGGCTTTTTAGCAGAAGTGGCGCTGTCTAAATCGGCTTGGCATTTAGCAAAGGAACGCGCAGAAACAGCTATACAAATTATTTTGAATGCCCAAGAGTCAGAATCGGTTGCCAATGTCGAGCCATTGGGGCCAAACTTAGATTGGGTGAAAAGATGGCATAAAAGTTGGTATTTGTTGTTGCTGGGACGATCGCTTTCGTGTTTGGGGCAGGTAAGCGAAGCAATCGAAAAATTGGAAACGGCTAAGGCTGAAAGCGATCGGCGATACGCTCCGCAATTGTATATCGAGATATTGGAGAAGTTGCGCGAACTCTACTTCCAGGAAGGTCGTTATTTAGAAGCCTTTAGACTCAAGCAAGAACAAAGCTCGATCGAGCATCAGTACGCTTTTCGCGCTTTTATCGGTGCGGGATGCTTGCAACCGCAGCGACAAGCACTCAATCCAGTCCGCAAGCCATTTGAGCAGGGGGTAACTGTAGCGGCGGAAATCATTGCGCTGCGCTGGCAAGATGTGACTCACTTGATCGATCGCCTCAGCCGTAGCGATCGCAAACTAATAGTTATTCACGGTGAGCCAGGTGTTGGGAAAACTTCTTTGATAAAAGCTGGCTTAGTACCGCTATTGAAGCAAAGACTTATGGAAGATCCGGCTCCAACTAGATCTGGGTTTAAATCGGAGCGAATTGCTTTGCCTGTGGTGCTATCAAATTATACCGATTGGGTTATCGGTTTGGGTCGATTGTTAACAGAAGGGCTCCAAGAAATTAAATTAGCAAATAGGGCTGTTGCTGTTGAATCTCTTCAGATACTAGATTCTGTAGAAGCGATTGCAGAACAATTGCGAATTAATAGCGATCGGCATCTGTTAAACGTGCTGATTTTTGACCAGTTTGAGCAATTCTTTTGCGTTTGCAGCCATCCTGTCGAACGGCGGCGGTTTTATGATTTTTTGCGCCTTTGCCTAAATCTTCCCTTTGTGAAAATCCTTCTATCAATGCGGGAAGATTATTTGCATTATTTGTTGGAGTGGGATCGGATTGCCAACCTGGATGTTATCAACAATAACATTCTAGATAAGGATATGCGCTACTACTTGGAAAAGTTTTCTTCAGTCGATGCACAGTTAGCGATCGAACGCCTCACTGCACGCGCCCAGCTTCAGTTAGAAACTGCTTTGATAGAGGAGTTGTTGCAAGATTTTGCTGATGAAAGAGGCTTAGTTCGTCCGAGCGAATTGCAGATGATAGGATCTAGATTGGAAGCAGAAAGAATTACAACGCTGGCACAATATCGACAATTTGGATCTAAAGAAAAACTGGTTGAGCTATTTCTAGATTGCGCTATCAGAGATTGCGGTACGCCTAACGAACAAGTGGCGCGATTAGTTTTGTATTCGCTTACAGATGATAACGGTAATTGTCTGCGTAAGACTCGTGCTGAGTTGGTAGCTGCATTAAAAATCATCGGCTTAGAGGTAGAGGCAGAAAAAATTGACTTAGTGCTAACAGTTTTAGTGGGTGTGGGTTTGGTGTTTTTGCAGCCAGAAGTGCCAGCCGATCGCTATCAACTAATTTACGGGTATCTGCTACCTTTTATCCGCCAAGAACAGGTATCATTGATTGTGGAACAATTAAGAAGAGAAAGAGCTAGACAAAGATTTGCAGAAGAACAGTTAAGATTTGTCGAACAAGCAAATCAAATATTAATTGCAGCTCAACAAAAAGCCAAACAAATCATTCGTCGAGGCTTTGTTGGATTGGCTTTGATATCGGTAATTGCAGCAGCGGTAACGATACTGGCAGGTTTCTTTGGGCGAAAAGCAGAATGGCAAAGGCAACTAGCAGAAAGAAAAGAAATTGAGGCGCTAAATACGGTGTCGGAAGCTCGACTTCTTTCTCGCGATCGCGTGGGAGCATTAGTAGCTAGTGTTAAAGCTGGCAAAAAATTACAGGAGATTGAAGAACCGCCCGATCTCAAGTTATTGACTGTAATTAGACTGCATGAAGCGCTCTATTCAGATAAAGATTGCGAGCGATTAGAAGGTGGCAATACTATCAAGAAATTTAATTTTAGTCCTGATGGTCAAACAACAGAGTATCTGTGGCATTTAGACAAAAAACAAATCGAAATCAAGCTAGATGAGCTATTACTGAGCGGTTGCGATCGCTTGCGGGATTATCTGCAAACTAATCCTCATGTTTACGAGAGCGATCGCCAACTTTGTGCTGCTACTCCCCATCGTTAA